The segment TTGGGGAATGAGGTTCGGGGAATTCAGATGGCCTCCAAGATTTATTTTGATAAAGATTTGACCAAGGAGAAACTGGAACCCCATGAAATCGCCTTACTAGCTGGTTTACCCAAAGCCCCGGAAGGTTATAACCCATATATCTTTCCGGAAAAGGCCCAGCACCGACGCAATGTGGTATTGAACAAAATGGCCGAGAAAAATATTATCACCGAGGAAGAGTGTGAAAAATACAAGAAGAAAAAATTAGGGGTTAACAAAAAATATCTGGCCAAACACACACGTAACCGGGACAATAAGTTCCAGGCATACAAGGACTATGTTCTGGATGAAGCAGCCAACCGATACGGATTGGAATCCAAGGATTTGGTAAACGGCGGATATCGCATATACACCGGCATGAACAAAAAGGCCCAGTTATCTCTGGAAAAATCCCTTCGGGAGGATTCTTTCTATCAGAACCACAAGGATTTGGATGCAGGATCAACCATGATCAACCCCAAAACCGGAGAAATCGCTGCCATTGGGGGAGGGCGTCATTATCTTCGGGGGTACCGTAACCAAGCCTTGGCCAAGGTACAGCCGGGATCTTCCATTAAACCGATCACGGTGTATGGCCCAGCTGTGGAAGAAAAAGGATACAACGAATATACACCTGTCTCCGATGCTCCTTATACAATCAACGGATGGTCCCCCAAGAACCTGGATCACTCTTTCCACGGCAGCGTGCCCCTGAAGGTGGTGGCAGGTAAGTCGTTGAACGTTTCCACGGTACGTTTGCTCAACGAAGTGGTGGGTGTCAAAACCGGTTATGAGTACGCCAAAAAATCAGGTCTGAAGTTGGATAAGAAAGACCGGGCTCCCGCTCCACTCGCTTTAGGCGGTTTGACCAGGGGAGTCAGCACCTTGGAGATGGCTCAAGCTTATACCGCATTCGCCAATGGAGGGAAGGTTACTGAAGCTCATGCCATTACCAAGATCGTCGATGTAGACGGCAATACCCTGGAACCGAAGAAAAAGGTGAAAAAGAAACAAAAAGTGTACAGTCCTCAAACCGCTTACACGATGAGCCGTATCCTTAAATATGCCGTGGAACAGGGTACCGGACAAAACGCCAGACTGGCAGACGGCCGTGATGTTGCCGGGAAGACCGGTACGACACAAAACAGCCGCGAATCCTGGTTTGTAGGCTACACGTCGGAATATGTTATGGCCACCATGTTTTTTAACCAGAATGGCAGCCAAGTCAAACTGAGCGGCGGGGAATTTCCGGCCAAAGTTTTCCACAAAGTGATGACGGATACCCTTAAAGGTACAGATGTCAGCTACTTTAAAGCACCTTCCGGAGGCGGTGGGGGAAGTTCCGGAGGTGGAGGAGGAAATTCAGGCAACAGTGGAGGAGGAAATTCAGGTGGCGGTGGGGGAACAACGATTCCACACACCCCTGATTCTCCCCCTGCCGGTCAGCCTCCCCAACATACTCCACACCAACCGGATCAAAATCGACCTCCCAAGGAGGAAAGGCCGGATAAGCCGGATAAACCGGAACAGCCGGCTCCTGATCCGGAACCACAACCACAACCGCCACCACAACCGGACCCCCCCAATCCGGAAAATCCGGGAGAGGGTGACTGAACCTCTGTTTATCATCAAAGCCAAATCACCTCTGTCAACAAAGGCAGAGGTGATTTTTTATGTTTGGGTTAAGGGTTCCGCTTCCCTGGGTAATCCCGGACTGTGCAAAGGTCCAACTTAACACCCACCGGCAGCGTTTATATGGGGACGCAACAACCCCAGTGTTGAACCTGCACCTCGTACAAGATCACCCCCCTTTTTATTTTCTCAACCGGATGTTCATTTGACCTGGATCAAACCCGTCAATCTTACCCAGGGATCAATCCTTTCTTTTTCAGGTACTCCCTGGCCACATGTTCAGGATCCTCATCTTGATCATCCACCCGGTGGTTCATCTGCCTCATTTCATCCTCTGTAATCTTTCCTCCCAGTTTGTTCAGTGCAACTGCCAACTCCGGATATTTACGTAAAACCTCATCCCGAACCAAAGGAGCCCCCTGGTAAGGAGGAAACAACTTCCGATCATCTTTCAGTGCCACCAGTTTATATCGAATCATGTATCCATCTGTGGAATAAGCATCGATCAAATCCACTTGACCGCTTTCAAGTGCCTTGGCACGCAAACCGGCATCCATCGTTTTAATATGGGACAGATGGAGACCGTATTTTTTCCGGATTCCTTGATAGCCGTCCTCTCGATCTTTAAATTCAAAGGTAAAGCCGGCTCTCAATCGGTCATCATGGGGTTTCAAATCGGAAATCGTCTCCAAACCATACTTTTTCGCTGTTTCTTCCTTCACAGCCAGGGCGTAGGTGTTGTTATAAGCCATGGGCTCCAGGAGGTGCATGCGGTGCTTTTTCCACAAGCCCCTTTGTGCTTGTCGGTACACTTCCTGCTCATCTGTACTCTTCGGTTCTTCTTTCAACAGAGAAACGATAGCAGTGCCGGTAAACTCCGGATAAATATCCACATCTCCTTTTTTTAGGGCCTGAAACAAAAAGTCAGTTCCTCCCAGACCCGGTTTCAGTGTAACGGAGAGATCCGTCTCTTCTTCGATCAGGATCTTGTACATATGAATGAGAATCTCCGGCTCCGCTCCCAACTTTCCGCCGATGACCAAATCCTTTTTACCTCCCTGAAAAGCCAAGGGAGTCATAACCGCAACCACCAATACCAAAAATAGAATCAAGACTGGACGAAATCCAGCGGTGCGGGACTTCTTTTCAATCACGCGCAGAGTCCCGTCAAAGAGAATAGCCAACAATGCGGCTGGGATGGCTCCCAGCAAAATATATCCGTTATCCGCTCTCTGAATCCCCAACAAAATCAGATCACCCAGACCACCGGCGCCGATCAAGGCCGCCAGTGTAGCCGTACCGACAATTAAAACCATGGCGGTACGGATTCCTGCCATAATAACCGGCATAGCCAGGGGAAGCTCAACCTTCCGTAACCGTCGGAAAGAACTCATTCCCATTCCGGTTGCAGCTTCAACCAGAGCCGGGTCCACTTCTTTGATACCCGTATACGTATTCCGTAAAATTGGCAGAAGTGCATAAACGGTTAAGGCGATGACCGCAGGAATTTTTCCGATTCCCAACAACGGAATCATAAACCCCAGCAAAGCCAGACTGGGAATTGTCTGTAATACGGCGGTAACCCCGATGATCGGTTCTGCAACTTTGCGTCTACGGGTCAAATACACTCCCAGAGGCAGAGCAATGATCACGGCAAGTAAAAGGGACAGCAGTGATAACTGAAGATG is part of the Kroppenstedtia pulmonis genome and harbors:
- a CDS encoding transglycosylase domain-containing protein, producing MNWRKIRSFGRLFYRAMMTKKWWLIVLSTSTLIIVGAVATVMMTTSVYDLDSLKNMRFATSIYDHNDKLVTTLGDTRRDYVDLDKVKSQELIEAYVAVEDERYYKHNGADLKGFGRALAVDLLTMSPAEGASTITMQVSRNVILNENEKTILRKVNEIAIAYNLERKYTKKEILEAYLNYIYLGNEVRGIQMASKIYFDKDLTKEKLEPHEIALLAGLPKAPEGYNPYIFPEKAQHRRNVVLNKMAEKNIITEEECEKYKKKKLGVNKKYLAKHTRNRDNKFQAYKDYVLDEAANRYGLESKDLVNGGYRIYTGMNKKAQLSLEKSLREDSFYQNHKDLDAGSTMINPKTGEIAAIGGGRHYLRGYRNQALAKVQPGSSIKPITVYGPAVEEKGYNEYTPVSDAPYTINGWSPKNLDHSFHGSVPLKVVAGKSLNVSTVRLLNEVVGVKTGYEYAKKSGLKLDKKDRAPAPLALGGLTRGVSTLEMAQAYTAFANGGKVTEAHAITKIVDVDGNTLEPKKKVKKKQKVYSPQTAYTMSRILKYAVEQGTGQNARLADGRDVAGKTGTTQNSRESWFVGYTSEYVMATMFFNQNGSQVKLSGGEFPAKVFHKVMTDTLKGTDVSYFKAPSGGGGGSSGGGGGNSGNSGGGNSGGGGGTTIPHTPDSPPAGQPPQHTPHQPDQNRPPKEERPDKPDKPEQPAPDPEPQPQPPPQPDPPNPENPGEGD
- a CDS encoding ABC transporter permease/substrate-binding protein, coding for MNEWMQLVRERSDVLWETTWEHLQLSLLSLLLAVIIALPLGVYLTRRRKVAEPIIGVTAVLQTIPSLALLGFMIPLLGIGKIPAVIALTVYALLPILRNTYTGIKEVDPALVEAATGMGMSSFRRLRKVELPLAMPVIMAGIRTAMVLIVGTATLAALIGAGGLGDLILLGIQRADNGYILLGAIPAALLAILFDGTLRVIEKKSRTAGFRPVLILFLVLVVAVMTPLAFQGGKKDLVIGGKLGAEPEILIHMYKILIEEETDLSVTLKPGLGGTDFLFQALKKGDVDIYPEFTGTAIVSLLKEEPKSTDEQEVYRQAQRGLWKKHRMHLLEPMAYNNTYALAVKEETAKKYGLETISDLKPHDDRLRAGFTFEFKDREDGYQGIRKKYGLHLSHIKTMDAGLRAKALESGQVDLIDAYSTDGYMIRYKLVALKDDRKLFPPYQGAPLVRDEVLRKYPELAVALNKLGGKITEDEMRQMNHRVDDQDEDPEHVAREYLKKKGLIPG